The DNA window ATGAGCAATTGATTATCGACATTTTGGCTCACAGGAATGCAGCTCAGCGCAATTTGATTCGTAAAACTTATCGTGAAGCTTATGGGGAAGATCTCCTTAAGTCTTTGGATGAGGAACTTTCAAGTGACTTTGAGGTGAGGTTTTGACATTCCTTTTTCTTAATCTGGTTGATGATATCACAACATTTTACATGACCGAGTTATCTAATATGGAATAAGTATGATGATGTTTGGCTTTGGCGTGCAGTCTTTGTAGTTAAATAGAAAGTGAGATAAATATGATTATTTTGACTTGGGTTCTTTTGTTCCCCTTATGAAACTCGACAGCGAGCTGTGGTGCTGTTTACTTTGGACCCTGCAGAGCGTGATGCATTTCTGGCTCATGAAGCTACAAAGAGGTTCACATCAAGCCATTGGGTTCTCATGGAAATTGCTTGCACTAGGTCTTCACATGAACTGTTCAATGTGAGGAAGGCGTATCACGATCTTTACAAGAAATCCCTTGAAGAAGATGTTGCGCACCATACCAAGGGAGACTACCGCAAGGTTCGGTCTTAAGTTTCTTTGCCATGTGCAATTTGGGTTTttcccccttttatttttttctttgacaTGTTAACTGATTAAATGCTGGTGCAGCTTTTGGTCCCACTTGTTAGTGCATTCCGATACCAGGGAGAGGAGGTGAACATGACACTGGCAAGGTCGGAGGCAAAGATACTTCGTGAGAAGATATCAGACAAGCAGTACAGTGATGAGGAGGTCATCAGGATTGTAACAACACGGAGTAAGGCACAGTTAAATGCTACTCTGAATCATTACAATACTGCATTTGGGAATGCTATCAACAAGGtatatattttggttttcttctgaaattgcattaaaatttaaatttgtatcaTTTATCAGCCTCCTTGCAATAATGTGAAGGCAGGGTTGTTCATCATATCCTTTTAACCCCATAACAGTCTGCGTGGCAGTAAAGGAAACTCTGAAGGAGGACTCTTTTTAACAAGTAGCTGAGTATAAGCATATGCCATGTTCTAATTCAATGTCACTAT is part of the Gossypium hirsutum isolate 1008001.06 chromosome D11, Gossypium_hirsutum_v2.1, whole genome shotgun sequence genome and encodes:
- the LOC107913673 gene encoding annexin D2-like yields the protein MATLKVPAHVPAPSEDAEQLRKAFEGWGTNEQLIIDILAHRNAAQRNLIRKTYREAYGEDLLKSLDEELSSDFERAVVLFTLDPAERDAFLAHEATKRFTSSHWVLMEIACTRSSHELFNVRKAYHDLYKKSLEEDVAHHTKGDYRKLLVPLVSAFRYQGEEVNMTLARSEAKILREKISDKQYSDEEVIRIVTTRSKAQLNATLNHYNTAFGNAINKDLKADPEDEFLKLLRAAIKCLTVPEKYFEKVLRQAINKLGTDEWALTRVVATRAEVDMVRIKEEYQRRNSVTLEKAIAGDTSGDYEKMLLALIGAGDV